In Cryptomeria japonica chromosome 10, Sugi_1.0, whole genome shotgun sequence, a genomic segment contains:
- the LOC131076857 gene encoding UPF0481 protein At3g47200, whose translation MASEGIVETSSSNSQGSSSGTSTIEVGYKLTIDEANLSDLSLARIFRVPKSLRDSSDNSYRPYLVSIGPFHYGKEELKHMEEFKSEAVRRMQKRIQRRDPCASIKSIVEGFVLPKHKEIRKFYGEHFLQFTAIELAWMVTRDACFIFEFLVNYLEKGLRDQPLYQEKVAEFGWMYDPVFDAAFQNPLTGKLMDDIFLFENQLPLWVLQHLQVQMDGTDGTNLNLDDLIGLMLMGVVRHTIFLWYVQYGFSECCEHLLEALYTGMVGRTELYFSREAVPLKASSRNRMQIFFDKVVESGKGIYRRWRSLPSNTNSDELNSILLLKLPTAVELKRRGVKIFPVTKENAKKKSDELKEGFPAIMFIKFDEKTSTLYLPEVTLTPESNSVIRNFIAMELSLKEKYNPRPMTQFALFMDELIDSEEDVAVLRKAEVIHNFYGSNVQVADHFNSLTKGIAPYSGCKVIDDVRIGLHKYTKRKYKILWSEFMRVYFSKPWLLAGYIGAVLLLLMTVTQVVCLFVSCQPHDS comes from the coding sequence ATGGCCAGTGAAGGAATAGTAGAGACTAGTTCGAGCAACTCTCAGGGTTCTAGTAGTGGCACCTCTACAATTGAAGTGGGATATAAGCTGACGATAGATGAGGCTAATCTATCTGATCTAAGCTTGGCTCGGATCTTTCGTGTACCCAAGTCCCTACGAGATTCGAGCGACAATTCCTACCGTCCATATCTTGTTTCCATCGGCCCTTTTCATTATGGGAAAGAGGAGCTGAAACACATGGAGGAATTCAAATCTGAAGCAGTTCGAAGGATGCAAAAGAGGATCCAGAGGAGGGATCCATGCGCTTCTATTAAGTCAATTGTTGAAGGCTTCGTACTGCCCAAGCACAAGGAGATTAGGAAGTTCTATGGGGAACATTTTCTCCAGTTCACCGCCATAGAGTTAGCATGGATGGTCACTAGAGATGCTTGCTTTATTTTTGAATTTCTAGTTAATTATCTAGAAAAGGGGTTGCGAGATCAGCCGTTGTACCAGGAGAAAGTGGCTGAATTCGGCTGGATGTACGATCCAGTTTTTGATGCTGCTTTCCAAAATCCTTTGACTGGAAAGCTTatggatgatatttttttatttgaaaatcaATTACCACTTTGGGTTTTGCAGCACCTCCAAGTCCAGATGGATGGTACTGATGGCACAAACCTAAATTTGGACGACTTAATAGGATTAATGCTGATGGGCGTGGTCAGACATACTATTTTTCTGTGGTACGTTCAATATGGTTTCAGCGAATGTTGTGAACATTTACTGGAAGCACTGTACACGGGCATGGTTGGCAGAACTGAGTTATACTTTAGCCGTGAAGCAGTGCCACTGAAAGCTTCCTCTCGCAATCGCATGCAGATCTTCTTTGACAAAGTTGTTGAATCAGGGAAGGGCATTTATAGACGTTGGCGCTCTCTCCCCTCAAATACGAACTCCGACGAATTGAACAGTATACTGCTTTTAAAGTTGCCAACAGCTGTGGAACTGAAGCGCAGAGGAGTGAAGATCTTCCCAGtgacaaaggaaaatgcaaagaaaaaatcaGACGAACTCAAGGAAGGGTTTCCAGCAATTATGTTTATAAAATTTGATGAGAAAACATCAACGCTTTATTTACCAGAAGTGACATTGACGCCAGAGTCAAATTCAGTCATAAGAAACTTTATTGCAATGGAATTGAGTTTAAAAGAGAAGTACAATCCGAGACCGATGACACAGTTTGCCCTATTTATGGATGAGCTGATAGACAGCGAGGAGGATGTTGCTGTTCTGAGGAAGGCAGAGGTGATTCACAACTTCTACGGGAGCAACGTTCAAGTGGCAGATCATTTCAACTCTTTAACCAAAGGGATTGCCCCTTATTCGGGCTGCAAAGTAATTGATGACGTCAGAATAGGACTGCATAAGTACACTAAAAGAAAGTACAAGATTCTGTGGAGTGAATTCATGAGAGTTTACTTTTCTAAGCCATGGCTGCTTGCAGGATACATTGGAGCCGTATTGCTACTTCTGATGACGGTGACACAAGTAGTTTGTCTGTTTGTTTCTTGCCAGCCCCACGACTCTTGA